One genomic segment of Opisthocomus hoazin isolate bOpiHoa1 chromosome 23, bOpiHoa1.hap1, whole genome shotgun sequence includes these proteins:
- the CXXC5 gene encoding CXXC-type zinc finger protein 5 isoform X2: protein MSNSGSHQDTGNKPETEKNNQDDSQPPVNSERRNKSGIISEPLNKSLKKSRPLSHYSTFGSSSSVSEHSEKGNHLANGSEATVDKSHSTSKHKNISSMLSKLDRVSEISSEGQTALQQFAQSTEMLKRVVQEHLPLASDHGTGISDMEAVSAAETMNGPSDFPYLGAFPINPGLFIMTPAGVFLAESALHMAGLAEYPMQNELASAINSGKKKRKRCGMCPPCRRRINCEQCSSCRNRKTGHQICKFRKCEELKKKPSAALEVMLPTGAAFRWFQ, encoded by the coding sequence ATGTCAAATTCGGGCTCCCATCAAGACACTGGGAACAAGCCAGAGACggaaaaaaataaccaagatGACTCTCAACCCCCTGTCAACTCCGAGAGGAGGAACAAAAGTGGAATAATAAGTGAACCTTTGAACAAAAGTCTTAAGAAGTCCCGTCCACTCTCCCACTATTCCACCTTTGGTAGCAGCAGCTCGGTAAGCGAACATTCGGAGAAAGGCAACCACTTAGCTAATGGCAGCGAAGCGACTGTGGATAAAAGTCATTCTACCTCAAAGCACAAAAACATCTCTAGTATGCTGAGCAAATTAGACCGGGTGTCGGAGATCTCCTCAGAAGGACAGACCGCCCTACAACAGTTTGCTCAGTCAACAGAAATGCTCAAAAGAGTGGTACAGGAGCATCTTCCTCTAGCAAGCGACCACGGGACTGGTATCTCTGACATGGAGGCAGTCTCAGCTGCAGAGACAATGAACGGCCCCTCTGATTTTCCTTACCTGGGGGCTTTTCCCATCAACCCAGGCCTTTTCATTATGACCCCTGCCGGCGTGTTTCTGGCAGAGAGCGCGCTCCATATGGCTGGCTTGGCAGAGTATCCCATGCAGAATGAGTTGGCATCTGCCATCAATTCGGGGAAAAAGAAACGGAAAAGATGTGGCATGTGCCCGCCCTGCCGAAGACGGATAAACTGCGAGCAGTGCAGCAGTTGTAGGAATCGCAAAACTGGCCACCAGATTTGCAAAttccgaaaatgtgaagaacTCAAAAAGAAGCCTTCTGCAGCACTGGAG
- the CXXC5 gene encoding CXXC-type zinc finger protein 5 isoform X1, with the protein MSNSGSHQDTGNKPETEKNNQDDSQPPVNSERRNKSGIISEPLNKSLKKSRPLSHYSTFGSSSSVSEHSEKGNHLANGSEATVDKSHSTSKHKNISSMLSKLDRVSEISSEGQTALQQFAQSTEMLKRVVQEHLPLASDHGTGISDMEAVSAAETMNGPSDFPYLGAFPINPGLFIMTPAGVFLAESALHMAGLAEYPMQNELASAINSGKKKRKRCGMCPPCRRRINCEQCSSCRNRKTGHQICKFRKCEELKKKPSAALEKVMLPTGAAFRWFQ; encoded by the coding sequence ATGTCAAATTCGGGCTCCCATCAAGACACTGGGAACAAGCCAGAGACggaaaaaaataaccaagatGACTCTCAACCCCCTGTCAACTCCGAGAGGAGGAACAAAAGTGGAATAATAAGTGAACCTTTGAACAAAAGTCTTAAGAAGTCCCGTCCACTCTCCCACTATTCCACCTTTGGTAGCAGCAGCTCGGTAAGCGAACATTCGGAGAAAGGCAACCACTTAGCTAATGGCAGCGAAGCGACTGTGGATAAAAGTCATTCTACCTCAAAGCACAAAAACATCTCTAGTATGCTGAGCAAATTAGACCGGGTGTCGGAGATCTCCTCAGAAGGACAGACCGCCCTACAACAGTTTGCTCAGTCAACAGAAATGCTCAAAAGAGTGGTACAGGAGCATCTTCCTCTAGCAAGCGACCACGGGACTGGTATCTCTGACATGGAGGCAGTCTCAGCTGCAGAGACAATGAACGGCCCCTCTGATTTTCCTTACCTGGGGGCTTTTCCCATCAACCCAGGCCTTTTCATTATGACCCCTGCCGGCGTGTTTCTGGCAGAGAGCGCGCTCCATATGGCTGGCTTGGCAGAGTATCCCATGCAGAATGAGTTGGCATCTGCCATCAATTCGGGGAAAAAGAAACGGAAAAGATGTGGCATGTGCCCGCCCTGCCGAAGACGGATAAACTGCGAGCAGTGCAGCAGTTGTAGGAATCGCAAAACTGGCCACCAGATTTGCAAAttccgaaaatgtgaagaacTCAAAAAGAAGCCTTCTGCAGCACTGGAG